A window from Fragaria vesca subsp. vesca linkage group LG5, FraVesHawaii_1.0, whole genome shotgun sequence encodes these proteins:
- the LOC101313214 gene encoding guanine nucleotide-binding protein subunit beta-like protein-like, translating to MGSEGLVLKGTMRAHTDMVTAIAIPIDNSEMIVSASRDKSIILWQLNKDENSYGVPRRRLTGHSHFVQDVVLSSDGQFALSGSWDGELRLWDLAQGVSARRFVGHTKDVLSVAFSIDNRQIVSASRDRTIKLWNTLGECKYTIQEQDGHNDWVSCVRFSPNTLQPTIVSASWDRTVKVWNLTNCKLRNTLEGHNGYVNTVAVSPDGSLCASGGKDGVILLWDLAEGKRLYSLDAGAIIHALCFSPNRYWLCAATEQSIKIWDLESKSIVEDLKVDLKTEAEKTKETGTANKKKVIYCTSLNWSADGSTLFSGYTDGVIRVWGIGRF from the exons ATGGGTTCCGAAGGGCTAGTCCTCAAGGGCACCATGAGGGCCCACACCGACATGGTGACCGCCATCGCCATCCCCATCGACAACTCCGAGATGATCGTCTCCGCCTCCCGCGACAAATCCATCATCCTCTGGCAGCTCAACAAGGACGAGAACTCTTACGGCGTCCCCCGCCGCCGCCTCACCGGCCACTCCCACTTCGTCCAGGACGTCGTCCTCTCCTCCGACGGCCAGTTCGCCCTCTCCGGCTCCTGGGACGGCGAGCTCCGCCTCTGGGACCTCGCCCAGGGCGTCTCCGCCCGCCGCTTCGTCGGCCACACCAAGGACGTCCTCTCCGTCGCCTTCTCCATCGACAACCGTCAGATCGTCTCGGCCTCCCGCGACCGCACGATCAAGCTCTGGAACACTCTCGGCGAGTGCAAGTACACCATCCAGGAGCAGGACGGCCACAACGACTGGGTCAGCTGCGTCAGGTTCAGCCCCAACACCCTCCAGCCCACCATCGTCTCGGCCTCGTGGGACCGCACCGTCAAAGTCTGGAACTTGACCAACTGCAAGCTGAGGAACACCCTCGAGGGCCACAATGGCTATGTCAACACCGTGGCGGTGTCTCCTGATGGCTCCTTGTGCGCCAGCGGAGGCAAAGATGGAGTCATTTTGCTGTGGGATTTGGCCGAGGGAAAGAGGCTGTACTCGCTTGATGCTGGTGCCATTATTCATGCTCTGTGCTTCAGCCCCAACAGGTACTGGCTGTGCGCTGCGACTGAGCAGAGCATTAAGATCTGGGATTTGGAGAGCAAGAGCATTGTTGAGGATTTGAAGGTCGATTTGAAGACAGAGGCCGAGAAGACAAAGGAGACCGGCACTGCCAACAAGAAGAAG GTTATCTACTGTACTAGCTTGAACTGGAGTGCAGATGGAAGCACATTGTTCAGTGGATATACCGATGGCGTCATCAGAGTTTGGGGAATCGGCCGCTTCTAG
- the LOC101313513 gene encoding peroxisome biogenesis protein 3-2-like isoform 2, with product MLSFRGFWRRHKRKVLVTTGVLGGGYLLYKLYNAHTQRLADLEAELAREQESSDDLLKAKMQAHFESIQSIADTTTLPHVMHYLSSRIAEELDTTDITERLMQMKGKSPEKLELWDRLKVISFTRMVLSLWAMTMLSLYIRVQVNILGRHLYIDTARGFGSSLIVEDAELIDRDDQQKFLASSDYLSTYGMPSLILHIQAAAIEVLNGKQLTDRFNTAVLRDTIMQILDKFMGTGSPHHWVNYLMPEDARWAELATAFSSDSTVLPDVTKFEQLTLETRSVISSGEFGNIAEMALRAVVDTVVVDMGAQSGGDLSSGTPLAKVLARVAQMGPTLLGESSKFRQIILNVPEVELFFTLIYSQMQIS from the exons ATGCTTTCTTTCAG GGGGTTTTGGAGGAGGCATAAGAGGAAGGTGCTTGTTACAACTGGTGTATTAGGAGGTGGATATCTACTGTATAAACTATATAATGCTCACACTCAGAGGCTTGCTGACCTGGAGGCCGAACTCGCCCGCGAGCAAGAGAGCAGTGATGACCTCCTTAAGGCTAA AATGCAAGCTCATTTCGAGAGCATTCAGAGCATTGCTGATACAACTACGCTACCTCACGTGATGCACTATTTGAGTAGTCGGATAGCAGAAGAGTTAGATACTACGGACATCACAGAAAGGTTGATGCAAATGAAGGGGAAGTCTCCAGAAAAACTTGAATTGTGGGATAGATTAAAAGTTATAA GCTTCACGAGAATGGTGTTATCGTTGTGGGCAATGACGATGCTTAGCTTGTATATTAGAGTGCAAGTCAATATATTAGGGAGACATTTATACATTGATACTGCACGTGGTTTTGGAAGCTCTCTTATAGTT GAGGATGCTGAACTCATTGATAGGGACGACCAACAGAAGTTTCTAGCAAGTTCTGATTATCTGTCCACTTATGGCATGCCTTCTTTAATTCTACATATCCAGGCAGCAGCAATAGAAGTTCTTAATGG AAAGCAGCTAACCGATCGATTCAATACCGCAGTTCTCCGTGATACTATTATGCAAATACTTGACAAGTTCATGGGCACAGGAAGTCCCCATCACTGGGTGAACTACTTGATGCCTGAGGATGCTCGTTGGGCCGAACTAGCGACGGCCTTCAGCAGTGATAGCACAGTTCTTCCGGATGTCACCAAATTTGAACAACTTACGTTGGAGACACGGTCAGTGATATCAAG TGGTGAATTTGGGAATATTGCTGAGATGGCATTGAGAGCAGTGGTGGATACTGTGGTAGTAGATATGGGTGCTCAATCTGGAGGTGATCTATCGTCAGGAACACCTCTCGCGAAAGTTTTGGCAAGAGTTGCACAGATGGGGCCAACACTCCTTGGAGAATCAAGCAAATTCAGACAGATCATTCTAAATGTACCAGAAGTTGAGCTCTTTTTTACTCTCATATATTCACAGATGCAGATCTCATAG
- the LOC101313513 gene encoding peroxisome biogenesis protein 3-2-like isoform 1 — translation MPFVIRGFWRRHKRKVLVTTGVLGGGYLLYKLYNAHTQRLADLEAELAREQESSDDLLKAKMQAHFESIQSIADTTTLPHVMHYLSSRIAEELDTTDITERLMQMKGKSPEKLELWDRLKVISFTRMVLSLWAMTMLSLYIRVQVNILGRHLYIDTARGFGSSLIVEDAELIDRDDQQKFLASSDYLSTYGMPSLILHIQAAAIEVLNGKQLTDRFNTAVLRDTIMQILDKFMGTGSPHHWVNYLMPEDARWAELATAFSSDSTVLPDVTKFEQLTLETRSVISSGEFGNIAEMALRAVVDTVVVDMGAQSGGDLSSGTPLAKVLARVAQMGPTLLGESSKFRQIILNVPEVELFFTLIYSQMQIS, via the exons ATGCCATTTGTGATTAGGGGGTTTTGGAGGAGGCATAAGAGGAAGGTGCTTGTTACAACTGGTGTATTAGGAGGTGGATATCTACTGTATAAACTATATAATGCTCACACTCAGAGGCTTGCTGACCTGGAGGCCGAACTCGCCCGCGAGCAAGAGAGCAGTGATGACCTCCTTAAGGCTAA AATGCAAGCTCATTTCGAGAGCATTCAGAGCATTGCTGATACAACTACGCTACCTCACGTGATGCACTATTTGAGTAGTCGGATAGCAGAAGAGTTAGATACTACGGACATCACAGAAAGGTTGATGCAAATGAAGGGGAAGTCTCCAGAAAAACTTGAATTGTGGGATAGATTAAAAGTTATAA GCTTCACGAGAATGGTGTTATCGTTGTGGGCAATGACGATGCTTAGCTTGTATATTAGAGTGCAAGTCAATATATTAGGGAGACATTTATACATTGATACTGCACGTGGTTTTGGAAGCTCTCTTATAGTT GAGGATGCTGAACTCATTGATAGGGACGACCAACAGAAGTTTCTAGCAAGTTCTGATTATCTGTCCACTTATGGCATGCCTTCTTTAATTCTACATATCCAGGCAGCAGCAATAGAAGTTCTTAATGG AAAGCAGCTAACCGATCGATTCAATACCGCAGTTCTCCGTGATACTATTATGCAAATACTTGACAAGTTCATGGGCACAGGAAGTCCCCATCACTGGGTGAACTACTTGATGCCTGAGGATGCTCGTTGGGCCGAACTAGCGACGGCCTTCAGCAGTGATAGCACAGTTCTTCCGGATGTCACCAAATTTGAACAACTTACGTTGGAGACACGGTCAGTGATATCAAG TGGTGAATTTGGGAATATTGCTGAGATGGCATTGAGAGCAGTGGTGGATACTGTGGTAGTAGATATGGGTGCTCAATCTGGAGGTGATCTATCGTCAGGAACACCTCTCGCGAAAGTTTTGGCAAGAGTTGCACAGATGGGGCCAACACTCCTTGGAGAATCAAGCAAATTCAGACAGATCATTCTAAATGTACCAGAAGTTGAGCTCTTTTTTACTCTCATATATTCACAGATGCAGATCTCATAG